The following are encoded together in the Balearica regulorum gibbericeps isolate bBalReg1 unplaced genomic scaffold, bBalReg1.pri scaffold_34_arrow_ctg1, whole genome shotgun sequence genome:
- the LOC142599799 gene encoding acrosin-like produces MASYYGMSRVVGGRDAQPGAWPWIVSIQNPWKIGTGHVCRGSLISPQWVLTAAHCFIEARYVTMWRVVIGATQLTRLGPEVQVRNIKRLLVHERYSNITQRNDIALLELDQPIQCSDYIQPACVPDASLRVSELTTCYVSGWGSTKARLSTDILQEAKVHLIDTNLCNSSRWYRGAIHTHNLCAGYPRGGIDTCQGDSGGPLVCKDNNADYFWLVGVTSWGRGCARAKQPGVYTSTRHFYDWILVQMGLHPAMRAAPTPRPVFTSTPFQRPRPTPMQSGRFPPCPFPLQKLVEFFNLLQELLQFIRGKKA; encoded by the exons ATGGCGTCTTACTACGGCATGTCACGCGTCGTGGGTGGCAGAGATGCCCAGCCAGGGGCCTGGCCCTGGATCGTCAGCATCCAGAATCCCTGGAAAATAGGCACGGGGCATGTATGCAGAGGGTCCCTCATCAGCCCACAGTGGGTCCTCACAGCAGCCCACTGCTTCATCGAGGCCAG GTACGTCACCATGTGGCGTGTGGTGATCGGTGCCACACAGTTGACTCGGCTGGGTCCTGAGGTCCAAGTGCGCAATATTAAGCGGCTACTGGTTCATGAACGCTATAGTAATATCACACAGAGGAACGACATTGCATTGCTGGAATTGGACCAGCCCATCCAGTGCAGTGACTACATACAGCCTGCCTGTGTGCCCGATGCCTCGCTGAGAGTGTCAGAGCTGACAACTTGCTACGTCAGTGGTTGGGGCTCCACGAAAGCAAGAT TATCAACTGATATCCTGCAGGAGGCCAAGGTCCACCTCATTGATACCAACCTCTGTAACAGCAGCCGGTGGTACAGAGGGGCCATCCACACCCACAACTTGTGTGCTGGCTATCCACGGGGTGGCATCGACACCTGCCAG GGTGACAGCGGTGGGCCACTTGTGTGCAAAGATAACAATGCTGACTACTTCTGGCTTGTTGGAGTGACCAGCTGGGGGAGAGGCTGTGCAAGAGCAAAACAGCCCGGAGTCTACACCTCCACTCGACACTTTTATGACTGGATCCTGGTACAGATGGGACTGCACCCAGCAATGAGGGCTGCTCCAACACCACGGCCAGTCTTCACCTCAACCCCCTTTCAGAGGCCAAGGCCAACACCAATGCAATCAGGCAGGTTCCCGCCCTGCCCATTTCCACTCCAGAAGCTGGTGGAATTCTTTAATCTGCTGCAGGAGCTTCTGCAATtcataaggggaaaaaaagcttga